Proteins co-encoded in one Xiphophorus couchianus chromosome 16, X_couchianus-1.0, whole genome shotgun sequence genomic window:
- the LOC114159491 gene encoding Ig mu chain C region membrane-bound form: MRWQHCDALDYWGEGTRVTVTSEPPVPPVLVPMVWFSPASGDKVTLSCMALDFYPQSLSFEWSDASGAPLDSVRYPAVETNNRFTEVSLVQMSRSEANLKSYRCSVTHPGGTKTVDAKWASCTPKLTVLSVTTGDGQTLVCVIEDFSSENLLTKWKRNGSEVSGHNEWPPKKLGDSYSAASVLKLKSSDWESEAVYSYEVTYLGKTYTKKASKAPTTVTLKPPSPKKMFSNNQAELECVVSGQDNDIVSGTEITWEINGELMRSKIKEATMFEGSKHSIITFNSSDWRTVSKVRCSAVAEDVGPVIQDLTVNKGDGTEPKVTVHVLPEKDIGKEASAQVTLVCLVSSDVLQDYYIAWTEDVGQSSSVCYDGIDFPPRKTKNGYSVVSVYATNKEKWSGGYVFYCNVWPAGRGNPMKPSGVSRAMDFSSLTFPLNSKDKGGDEDEYSSLWFMASSFLFLFIFSLSYSLMLTLHKMKQEQRNVRQTQ; encoded by the exons ATGAGATGGCAGCACTGTGATGCCTTAGATTACTGGGGTGAAGGGACCAGAGTCACAGTGACTTCAG AACCACCTGTACCTCCGGTTCTGGTCCCGATGGTTTGGTTCAGTCCTGCATCTGGAGATAAAGTCACCCTCAGCTGCATGGCTCTTGACTTCTACCCACAGAGTCTTTCTTTTGAGTGGAGCGATGCGAGTGGAGCACCACTGGATTCTGTACGTTATCCTGCAGTAGAAACAAACAACAGATTTACAGAAGTCAGTTTGGTTCAAATGTCCAGATCTGAAGCAAATCTAAAGTCTTATCGATGTTCAGTGACTCATCCTGGTGGCACCAAGACTGTGGATGCAAAAT gggcctcctgtACCCCAAAACTGACTGTACTCTCGGTGACAACTGGAGACGGTCAGACACTTGTGTGCGTCATTGAGgatttttcttctgaaaatctTTTAACCAAATGGAAAAGGAATGGCAGTGAAGTGTCTGGACACAATGAATGGCCTCCCAAAAAACTCGGAGACTCGTATTCAGCCGCCAGCGTCCTAAAATTGAAGAGCTCTGACTGGGAGAGTGAAGCTGTTTACTCATATGAAGTGACTTACCTTGGAAAAACTTACACAAAGAAAGCTTCAAAAG cTCCTACCACAGTGACACTGAAACCTCCGAGTCctaaaaaaatgttcagcaaCAACCAGGCAGAGTTGGAGTGTGTCGTCTCTGGACAGGACAATGACATTGTGTCAGGGACTGAAATCACCTGGGAGATTAATGGAGAACTTATGAGAAGTAAGATTAAGGAAGCAACAATGTTTGAAGGCAGTAAACACAGCATCATCACTTTTAATTCCTCCGACTGGAGGACAGTGAGCAAAGTGAGATGTTCTGCTGTAGCAGAAGACGTGGGACCAGTTATTCAAGACCTGACTGTCAACAAAGGAG acGGCACAGAGCCAAAAGTAACAGTCCACGTGCTTCCAGAGAAGGATATTGGCAAAGAAGCATCAGCTCAGGTCACTCTGGTGTGTTTGGTTTCCAGTGATGTCCTTCAGGATTACTATATTGCCTGGACTGAAGATGTTGGACAAAGTAGCTCAGTGTGTTACGATGGCATCGACTTTCCACCAAGAAAGACCAAAAATGGCTACTCAGTTGTAAGTGTTTACGCCACCAACAAGGAGAAGTGGAGCGGAGGCTACGTCTTCTATTGCAACGTGTGGCCTGCCGGCCGTGGGAATCCCATGAAACCCAGTGGAGTGTCTCGGGCCATGG aTTTCTCCAGTCTGACATTTCCTCTGAACAGCAAAGATAAAGGTGGTGATGAAGATGAATACAGCAGCCTTTGGTTCATGGCCTCGTCTTTCCTATTCCTCTTCATATTCAGTCTGTCATACAGCTTAATGCTCACCCTGCACAAG atgaaacaAGAGCAGAGGAATGTGCGACAAACACAGTAG
- the cabp5b gene encoding calcium-binding protein 5b translates to MSIKQPCIFLRGGAKRTQTRNLTRDELEELREAFIEFDKDKDGFITCKDLGNLMRTMGYMPTEMELIELSQNINMNLGGRVDFQDFVELMTPKLLNETAGMIGLKELRDAFREFDIDGDGSITSEELKFAMIKLLGEQTSEKEIGEVVKEVDDNGDGKVDFEEFVKMMSKK, encoded by the exons ATGAGCATTAAGCAGCCCTGCATCTTTCTTAGAGGAGGAGCAAAGAGGACACAA ACAAGAAATCTCACTCGGGACGAGCTAGAAG AGCTACGTGAAGCCTTTATAGAATTTGATAAAGATAAGGATGGTTTTATCACCTGCAAAGACTTGGGGAACCTGATGAGAACCATGGGCTACATGCCGACTGAGATGGAGCTGATTGAACTGAGCCAAAATATTAACATGAACT TGGGGGGACGGGTAGACTTTCAAGATTTTGTGGAACTGATGACCCCCAAGCTTCTGAATGAAACCGCCGGGATGATCGGGTTGAAAGAACTCAGGGATGCTTTCAGAGAG TTTGATATAGATGGGGACGGATCCATCACCTCCGAAGAGCTGAAATTCGCTATGATAAAGCTGTTAGGCGAGCAGACGAGTGAGAAAGAAATAGGAGAGGTGGTCAAAGAAGTCGATGACAATGGAGATGGAAAAGTTGACTTTGAGG AGTTTGTGAAAATGATGTCAAAGAAATGA